The Papio anubis isolate 15944 chromosome 1, Panubis1.0, whole genome shotgun sequence genome window below encodes:
- the LOC103880318 gene encoding collagen alpha-1(I) chain-like — protein sequence MNSVAGNKERLAVSTRGKKYGVNEVCSPTKPAAPFSPESWYRKAYEESRAGSRPTPEGAGSALGSSGTPSPGSGTSSPSSFTGSPGPASPGIGTSSPGSLGGSPGFGTGSPGSGSGGGSSPGSDRGVWCENCNARLVELKRQALKLLLPGPFPGKVSAARGWQGRRREGGAGPPPAAAALSAATLRPGSTRGSPAALGLLHTSWGSGTRGDPCTFLSQAARGQEGRVSSAKGRPWPQASRPTGEAPRWSLLPPPPSSPWRLQAALSMFLPTPTCDPLQKCQRECKSKLMLGAGISHCLFVVHPFRDCRNRNILESQHFPLVSLRV from the exons ATGAATTCGGTAGCTGGGAATAAAGAGAGGCTTGCGGTCTCCACCAGGGGCAAGAAATACGGG GTGAATGAAGTCTGCTCGCCCACCAAGCCCGCAGCGCCCTTCTCCCCGGAAAGCTGGTACCGCAAAGCATACGAGGAGTCGCGCGCCGGGAGCCGGCCCACTCCTGAGGGCGCGGGCTCAGCGCTCGGCTCCTCGGGGACCCCGTCTCCCGGCTCGGGCACCTCGTCCCCGAGCTCCTTCACCGGCTCCCCGGGACCCGCCTCCCCCGGCATCGGCACTAGTTCGCCGGGTTCCCTGGGCGGCTCGCCCGGCTTCGGCACCGGCTCCCCGGGCTCGGGCAGCGGCGGCGGCTCCTCCCCCGGCTCGGACCGCGGCGTCTGGTGCGAGAACTGCAACGCCCGCCTGGTGGAGCTCAAGAGGCAGGCCCTGAAGCTGCTCCTCCCGGGGCCCTTCCCGGGCAAGGTGAGCGCCGCGCGGGGCTGGCAGGGGAGGCGCCGGGAGGGCGGGGCCGGGCCGCCACCCGCAGCAGCTGCTCTGTCCGCGGCGACCTTGCGCCCCGGGTCCACGCGAGGGTCCCCGGCGGCGCTGGGGCTGCTCCACACCTCATGGGGCTCTGGCACGCGGGGCGACCCATGCACCTTCCTCAGCCAGGCCGCCCGGGGGCAGGAAGGCCGAGTCTCGAGCGCGAAGGGGCGCCCGTGGCCACAGGCCTCACGGCCCACGGGGGAGGCCCCCAGGTGGTCTCTCCTGCCGCCCCCTCCCAGCTCTCCCTGGCGACTGCAGGCTGCGCTGTCGAtgtttctccccacccccacctgtgATCCTTTACAAAAATGTCAGCGGGAGTGTAAAAGCAAGCTGATGCTTGGAGCTGGCATTTCCCACTGCCTGTTTGTGGTCCATCCTTTCCGTGATTGCAGAAACAGAAACATACTCGAAAGCCAGCATTTCCCCCTTGTCAGTCTGCGTGTATGA